In Odontesthes bonariensis isolate fOdoBon6 chromosome 6, fOdoBon6.hap1, whole genome shotgun sequence, one genomic interval encodes:
- the LOC142382206 gene encoding mothers against decapentaplegic homolog 4, whose protein sequence is MSITNTPTSNDACLSIVHSLMCHRQGGESETFAKRAIESLVKKLKEKKDELDSLITAITTNGAHPSKCVTIQRTLDGRLQVAGRKGFPHVIYARLWRWPDLHKNELKHVKYCQFAFDLKCDSVCVNPYHYERVVSPGIDLSGLTLTNSGPSSTLIVKDEYDFDGQQSLSSVDGGHSLQTIQHPPSSSRPAPAESFPTPSLLPPSEASTSASTSSFPAIAAGSGSASSNWSRNSSFTPNIPHHTNGHLQHHPPMPHPTHYWPVHNELAFQPPISNHPAPDYWCSIAYFEMDVQVGETFKVPSSCPIVTVDGYVDPSGGDRFCLGQLSNVHRTEAIERARLHIGKGVQLECKGEGDVWVRCLSDHAVFVQSYYLDREAGRAPGDAVHKIYPSAYIKVFDLRQCHRQMQQQAATAQAAAAAQAAAVAGNIPGPGSVGGIAPAISLSAAAGIGVDDLRRLCILRMSFVKGWGPDYPRQSIKETPCWIEIHLHRALQLLDEVLHTMPIADPQPLD, encoded by the exons ATGTCCATCACCAACACACCTACCAGCAACGATGCCTGCCTGAGCATCGTGCACAGCCTGATGTGCCACAGACAGGGTGGCGAGAGTGAGACGTTTGCCAAGCGGGCCATCGAGAGCCTGGTGAAGAAACTGAAGGAGAAGAAAGATGAGCTGGATTCTCTCATCACAGCCATCACCACAaatggagcccatcccagcaaGTGTGTGACCATTCAGAGGACACTTGACGGACGGCTGCAG GTGGCTGGGCGCAAAGGGTTTCCTCATGTGATCTATGCCCGACTGTGGCGATGGCCCGACCTGCACAAGAATGAACTGAAGCATGTGAAATACTGCCAGTTTGCCTTTGATCTGAAGTGTGACAGCGTGTGTGTCAATCCCTATCACTATGAGAGAGTGGTGTCTCCTGGCATAG ACTTATCCGGATTGACCCTGACCAACTCTGGACCCAGCTCAACGCTAATTGTCAAGGATGAGTATGATTTTGACGGACAGCAGAGTCTGTCCTCTGTTGATGGAGGACACTCTCTCCAGACCATCCAGCACCCACCATCCAGCAGCCGCCCGGCCCCGGCGGAATCATTTCCAACCCCAAGCCTGCTCCCGCCCTCGGAGGCCTCCACCTCTGCCTCAACATCGTCCTTCCCGGCTATTGCAGCAGGATCAGGCA GTGCCAGCTCCAACTGGTCCAGGAATAGTAGTTTCACCCCCAACATACCCCACCACACTAACGGTCATTTGCAGCACCACCCTCCGATGCCACATCCGACTCACTATT GGCCAGTGCACAATGAGCTTGCATTTCAGCCGCCTATATCCAATCATCCAG CTCCTGATTACTGGTGTTCCATTGCATATTTTGAGATGGACGTTCAAGTCGGGGAGACATTCAAAGTGCCCTCTTCCTGCCCCATAGTGACGGTGGACGGCTACGTGGACCCGTCAGGAGGAGACAGGTTCTGTTTGGGCCAGCTCAGTAACGTACATCGCACTGAGGCCATCGAGAGAGCGAG gCTTCACATCGGTAAAGGGGTCCAGCTGGAGTGTAAAGGCGAGGGGGATGTGTGGGTGCGATGCCTCAGCGACCACGCGGTCTTTGTTCAGAGTTACTACCTGGACAGGGAGGCTGGCCGAGCCCCTGGAGACGCTGTTCACAAAATCTACCCCAGTGCTTACATCAAG GTGTTTGACCTTCGTCAGTGCCACAGACAGATGCAGCAGCAGGCGGCTACTGCTCAGGCAGCCGCAGCGGCACAGGCGGCGGCTGTGGCTGGAAACATACCCGGACCTGGATCAGTAGGAGGGATCGCTCCAGCTATCA GTctgtcagcagcagctggtatcGGGGTGGATGACCTCCGGAGGCTGTGTATTCTCAGGATGAGTTTTGTTAAAGGCTGGGGGCCCGACTACCCCCGCCAGAGCATCAAGGAAACGCCTTGCTGGATTGAAATCCACCTGCACAGAGCTCTACAGTTACTGGACGAGGTTCTTCATACTATGCCTATAGCAGACCCCCAACCTCTGGATTGA